In Gimesia benthica, a single window of DNA contains:
- a CDS encoding HypC/HybG/HupF family hydrogenase formation chaperone, with amino-acid sequence MCLGIPGKIVRWLEREGVFAQAEVEFDGVRRVVHMACVTEAEEGEFVIVHAGIAISRVDPEEAEQIFKTLAAMGDDAGWQAAEPDDTGYES; translated from the coding sequence ATGTGCTTAGGCATCCCGGGAAAAATTGTACGCTGGCTGGAGCGGGAAGGCGTCTTTGCACAGGCGGAAGTGGAATTCGACGGCGTACGTCGTGTGGTGCATATGGCCTGTGTCACGGAAGCGGAGGAAGGAGAATTCGTCATCGTCCACGCCGGCATCGCCATCAGTCGAGTGGACCCCGAAGAAGCAGAACAGATCTTCAAAACGCTGGCCGCGATGGGAGACGATGCAGGCTGGCAGGCAGCCGAGCCAGACGACACGGGGTACGAATCATGA
- the hypE gene encoding hydrogenase expression/formation protein HypE, which produces MTEREGKSPGGWQLNCPVSLRDHAECVTLAHGEGGRLSRRLIQERILKILQSVSSQTLDDAARLPHSGQPLAMTTDSFVVTPLFFPGGDIGSLAVYGTVNDLAVSGARPLWLTLSLIIEEGLPLAVLERILESVARAAGETAVQVVAGDTKVVPRGAVDGLFINTAGVGELLEPVPAGPEQLLAGDELIVSGPLGQHGMAVMAVREELGIEPLPPSDSGSLFHAVDHLRSVLGTRIRCLRDATRGGAAAVLHEWAEACGMTLSIEERTLPVTPEVRGISELLGLDPLHIANEGTMLLAVEQGAAAEAVAQLQTIPGMERASRIGVVRERGVAPVTVQRTLGAEQPLADPLGSPLPRIC; this is translated from the coding sequence ATGACCGAGCGGGAAGGAAAATCTCCAGGCGGCTGGCAGCTGAACTGTCCGGTCTCACTGCGCGATCATGCGGAATGCGTGACCCTGGCGCACGGAGAAGGGGGACGGCTATCCCGGAGGCTGATCCAGGAGCGGATTCTAAAAATCCTGCAGTCGGTCTCTTCTCAGACTCTGGATGACGCCGCGCGATTACCCCACAGCGGGCAACCATTGGCCATGACAACGGACAGTTTTGTCGTCACCCCATTATTTTTCCCGGGAGGCGACATCGGTTCGCTGGCGGTTTACGGTACGGTAAACGATCTGGCGGTCAGCGGCGCCAGACCACTCTGGCTGACCCTCTCACTGATAATCGAGGAAGGGCTTCCTCTGGCGGTGCTGGAACGAATTCTGGAAAGTGTCGCACGAGCAGCGGGAGAGACTGCAGTGCAGGTAGTGGCCGGAGATACCAAGGTTGTTCCACGGGGGGCGGTGGATGGACTGTTTATCAATACCGCAGGGGTCGGCGAGTTACTGGAGCCGGTTCCCGCTGGTCCGGAACAGCTACTGGCGGGTGACGAACTGATTGTCAGTGGTCCCCTGGGGCAGCACGGGATGGCGGTGATGGCGGTGCGGGAAGAACTGGGCATCGAGCCGCTGCCCCCGAGTGATTCCGGTTCCTTATTTCACGCAGTCGATCACTTGCGAAGTGTTCTGGGGACACGAATCCGCTGTCTCCGCGATGCGACTCGAGGAGGCGCTGCGGCGGTCTTGCACGAATGGGCAGAAGCCTGTGGAATGACATTGAGCATCGAGGAACGAACTCTGCCTGTAACGCCTGAGGTACGGGGAATCAGTGAGTTGCTCGGGCTCGATCCACTCCACATCGCTAACGAAGGGACGATGCTGCTGGCTGTGGAGCAGGGGGCGGCGGCAGAGGCTGTTGCCCAGTTGCAGACGATTCCGGGCATGGAGCGGGCCAGCCGGATCGGTGTTGTCAGAGAACGCGGTGTTGCTCCCGTGACAGTGCAACGCACATTGGGAGCGGAACAGCCACTGGCGGACCCCCTGGGGAGTCCGCTGCCTCGGATCTGCTGA
- a CDS encoding Ni/Fe hydrogenase subunit alpha, whose product MTERKIKVETLTRVEGEGGLYVRLQGEQVEEVRLEIYEPPRLFEALLRGRPLEDAPDITARICGICPVAYQMSSVHAMEMALGVEITPEIRRLRRLLYCGEWIESHGLHMHLLHAPDFLGFESGLAMAKQFPDEVNRGLRLKKHGNQLVDLLGGRAIHPVNVCVGGFYRIPSRNEFQKLVPDFEWGLNAAIETTRWVAGFEYPELESDCEFVSLSHPDEYPMNEGVMQTSSGDQIEISNYRDEFQEQQVPHSTALHAIRKTTGRPYLLGPLSRVNLNRDRLSPAARKLADEIAFEPECRNPHRAIIARGLELVHSYEEALQILRDEHSTKEPRMTYEYQAGVGMSATEAPRGTLFHRYEIDTEGKIVEADIIPPTSQNQAQIEVDLKAWVGQVIEKEESQAARLCENLVRAYDPCISCSTHFLNVTIERS is encoded by the coding sequence ATGACCGAGCGAAAGATCAAAGTCGAAACGCTGACTCGCGTGGAAGGAGAAGGGGGGCTCTACGTCCGCCTGCAGGGGGAGCAGGTAGAAGAAGTCCGTCTGGAAATCTACGAACCGCCGCGGCTGTTTGAAGCGCTCCTGCGGGGACGGCCACTCGAAGATGCCCCTGATATTACGGCCCGGATCTGTGGAATCTGTCCTGTGGCGTACCAGATGAGCAGCGTGCATGCGATGGAAATGGCGTTGGGAGTCGAAATCACTCCCGAGATACGTCGACTGCGCAGATTGCTGTATTGCGGGGAATGGATCGAGAGTCACGGCCTGCACATGCATCTGTTACACGCCCCTGATTTTCTGGGATTTGAAAGCGGGCTGGCGATGGCCAAACAGTTCCCGGACGAGGTCAACCGGGGGCTGAGACTGAAGAAACATGGGAATCAGTTAGTCGACCTGCTGGGGGGGCGGGCCATTCACCCCGTGAATGTCTGTGTCGGAGGCTTCTATCGTATTCCAAGCCGCAACGAGTTTCAGAAACTGGTGCCCGATTTTGAATGGGGTTTGAACGCAGCCATTGAGACCACCCGCTGGGTCGCCGGTTTCGAATATCCCGAACTGGAATCGGATTGTGAATTTGTTTCACTCTCGCATCCCGACGAATATCCCATGAACGAAGGCGTCATGCAGACCAGTTCCGGAGATCAGATCGAAATCAGCAACTACCGCGATGAGTTTCAGGAACAACAGGTACCACACTCGACGGCCCTGCACGCCATTCGCAAAACGACCGGGCGTCCCTATCTGCTGGGCCCCCTGTCACGGGTGAATCTGAACCGCGATCGGCTTTCTCCAGCGGCGCGGAAACTGGCTGATGAAATTGCGTTTGAGCCCGAGTGCAGGAATCCGCATCGAGCCATTATCGCCCGGGGGCTGGAACTGGTGCACTCGTACGAAGAGGCGCTGCAGATTCTTCGTGACGAGCATTCCACAAAGGAGCCTCGCATGACTTATGAATACCAGGCCGGAGTGGGCATGTCGGCGACGGAAGCGCCCCGCGGAACACTCTTTCATCGTTACGAAATTGACACTGAAGGTAAGATCGTCGAGGCGGACATTATTCCTCCGACTTCCCAGAATCAGGCACAGATTGAAGTCGATCTGAAAGCATGGGTGGGCCAGGTAATTGAGAAAGAAGAATCACAGGCGGCCCGTCTCTGTGAAAACCTGGTGCGGGCCTATGATCCGTGCATCAGTTGTTCCACGCATTTTTTGAATGTCACGATAGAACGGTCCTGA
- a CDS encoding CBS domain-containing protein, translated as MTDQPATPVASDFMTTHVEVVTPDMHLSDVIHFLLKHHVSNAPVVEIKDGKKILQGFISEHDCLCALSDEVFFGFPSPPQTARTIMTAHPICITPHTDLFSIVSVFNSHKLRHLPVVENGHLLGIVSRHDILKEMDEYYKKNLHHQDHERMLRDTSQTFNLRFTIDRDHE; from the coding sequence ATGACCGATCAGCCCGCAACTCCCGTAGCCAGCGATTTCATGACCACCCACGTGGAAGTCGTCACTCCCGACATGCATTTGTCTGATGTGATCCATTTTCTGTTGAAGCATCATGTCTCAAATGCGCCCGTGGTCGAGATCAAGGATGGCAAGAAGATCCTGCAGGGTTTTATCTCCGAACACGATTGTCTGTGTGCTCTCTCTGATGAAGTCTTTTTCGGCTTCCCCAGTCCTCCGCAGACGGCCCGCACCATCATGACCGCGCATCCGATCTGCATTACCCCCCACACAGATCTGTTCTCGATTGTCTCAGTCTTTAACAGCCACAAACTGCGACATCTGCCGGTTGTAGAAAATGGACACCTGCTGGGGATTGTCAGTCGGCACGATATCCTCAAAGAGATGGATGAATATTACAAAAAGAATCTGCATCACCAGGATCACGAACGCATGCTGCGTGACACATCGCAAACCTTCAACCTGCGATTCACCATCGATCGTGATCACGAGTAA
- a CDS encoding F0F1 ATP synthase subunit gamma yields MQDFETLKRSIDSTRDLESVVRTMKTLAAVSIRQYEQAVDSLEDFAETVNRGLAMVLKNVPPQTSLSELQRTGSTGIIVFGSDQGMCGQFNEQIGSFALDYFADDPQPATQHAWMVIGSRISGKLLDAGCQIDYEFNLPGAVTGISPLVADILAEIDRWRYERHLGKIYIFYNQRVSASSYKPHAQQLLPIDPALLAESYTPASSSRSLPLFTMPPGVLLSRLIRQYLFVSLFRACAESQAGENASRIASMQAAEHNIKERLMNLQAEFNQRRQTAITEELLDVVTGFEALKEEK; encoded by the coding sequence ATGCAGGACTTTGAAACCTTAAAACGCAGTATCGATAGCACACGCGACCTGGAATCGGTGGTGAGGACAATGAAAACCCTGGCCGCGGTCAGCATCCGCCAATACGAACAGGCCGTCGATTCACTGGAAGATTTCGCGGAAACGGTCAATCGCGGATTGGCCATGGTTTTGAAAAACGTCCCTCCGCAGACCAGCCTGTCTGAACTGCAGAGAACCGGTTCAACAGGCATTATTGTTTTTGGATCTGACCAGGGAATGTGCGGTCAGTTCAATGAGCAGATCGGCTCGTTCGCACTGGATTATTTTGCGGATGATCCCCAGCCAGCGACGCAGCATGCCTGGATGGTTATCGGATCCCGTATCTCTGGGAAACTTCTGGACGCTGGTTGCCAGATCGACTACGAATTCAATCTGCCGGGAGCCGTTACCGGCATATCCCCCCTGGTCGCAGACATCCTCGCAGAAATTGATCGCTGGCGATATGAACGACACCTGGGGAAAATCTATATCTTCTACAATCAGCGGGTTTCCGCCTCATCCTATAAGCCACATGCCCAGCAGCTACTGCCCATTGATCCTGCTCTACTCGCAGAGAGTTATACACCCGCCTCATCATCCCGGTCGCTGCCCCTGTTTACGATGCCTCCCGGCGTTTTACTCTCGCGGCTCATTCGACAATATCTGTTTGTTTCGCTGTTCCGCGCCTGTGCAGAATCTCAGGCGGGTGAAAACGCAAGTCGGATTGCGTCCATGCAGGCGGCAGAACACAATATTAAAGAGCGGCTGATGAATCTTCAGGCCGAATTTAATCAACGTCGCCAGACCGCGATCACAGAAGAACTCCTCGATGTGGTCACCGGCTTTGAAGCTCTCAAGGAGGAGAAATAA
- the hypF gene encoding carbamoyltransferase HypF, protein MNRQATSNPEATQIAVQLTCNGRVQGIGLRPAVARWAHELGLAGSICNTSAGVKLHVEGPAPLIQRFEEGLEAHLPVEAVLETRARQPVEYEGLSSFQIQESDEVGVLRTAVPTDQAVCQACLEEIFDPDDRRYQYPFNSCTDCGPRYSLIHAMPYERRQTAMTEYAMCDACAAEYESATDRRFHAQTIACPDCGPQVWGTDSQGNTVASGQLSIGRAAQALARGQIVGLRGLGGYQLIGDARSDATVQAIRRLKHRPSKPLAVMVRSLAEAQRLAIVDDVEAGELSSAVAPIVLLRARQESGLSRELNAGLQTLGVMLPTTPLHALLLEQCRFPLVVTSANREGSPIPCQSKIIEAEISQGADLWLEHDRPIQRPIDDSVVRIIAGLSVTIRLARGLAPLSLPVKSDESLMATGGQQKSAFALCNGQQAILGPHIGELDHVAACERYLGQLEALEQLYDVSPAGLVCDQHPDYFTTQWAERENIPLEQVQHHHAHIASGMLEQGWLERRVLGVAFDGTGWGEDQTIWGGEFLLASAREYERIGRLLPFALPGGEQAIREPWRIAVTLLADALGDQAAYELETEHSQVAALLKIAESRRLSPLTSSAGRLFDGVASLILGCRHSGFEGQAAMLLEAACDAAEADAYDFPMQEGDLRELDWRPAVRQIWEDRLQGVEPGRMAMRFHRGLARGIARFCASYAEFPVVLGGGVFQNRCLVETVAAEFRQNGQELGLPGRVPPNDGGLAAGQLAIALARRERKDTNQCA, encoded by the coding sequence ATGAACCGGCAGGCAACCAGTAATCCGGAAGCAACACAGATCGCCGTACAGCTTACGTGCAACGGTCGCGTGCAGGGAATCGGCCTGAGACCCGCGGTAGCACGCTGGGCGCACGAACTGGGACTGGCCGGTTCAATCTGTAACACCTCTGCGGGGGTAAAGCTGCACGTAGAGGGACCTGCTCCGCTGATACAGCGATTCGAGGAGGGGCTGGAGGCCCATCTGCCGGTTGAAGCAGTACTGGAAACACGGGCGCGTCAACCTGTTGAATATGAGGGCTTGAGTTCGTTTCAGATTCAGGAGAGTGACGAGGTCGGCGTGCTGAGAACCGCAGTCCCCACGGACCAGGCCGTCTGTCAGGCATGTCTTGAAGAAATCTTCGATCCTGATGATCGTCGTTATCAATATCCGTTTAACAGCTGCACGGACTGTGGTCCCCGCTATTCACTCATTCACGCCATGCCATACGAACGACGGCAGACTGCGATGACAGAATATGCGATGTGTGATGCGTGCGCAGCCGAATATGAGTCAGCGACCGACAGACGGTTTCATGCACAAACCATCGCCTGTCCGGACTGTGGACCTCAAGTCTGGGGGACGGATTCTCAAGGAAATACTGTTGCCTCAGGTCAGCTTTCAATTGGAAGAGCAGCTCAGGCATTAGCACGCGGTCAGATTGTGGGACTGCGGGGCCTGGGAGGCTATCAGTTAATCGGTGATGCCCGTTCTGATGCCACGGTTCAGGCAATACGCCGCCTGAAGCATCGACCGTCCAAGCCCCTGGCTGTCATGGTCCGATCGCTTGCAGAAGCACAGCGACTGGCAATTGTAGACGACGTGGAAGCCGGGGAACTCAGTTCAGCCGTAGCGCCGATCGTACTGCTGCGTGCCCGGCAGGAGTCTGGTCTGTCACGTGAGTTGAATGCCGGATTACAGACCCTGGGGGTGATGTTACCCACGACACCGCTGCATGCACTGCTGCTGGAGCAATGCCGATTTCCACTGGTTGTCACCAGCGCGAACCGGGAAGGATCGCCCATCCCCTGTCAATCAAAGATAATCGAAGCCGAGATCAGCCAAGGTGCCGATCTGTGGCTGGAACACGATCGGCCAATTCAGCGCCCCATCGATGACAGCGTCGTCCGTATCATCGCGGGACTCAGTGTCACCATTCGGCTGGCCCGCGGGCTGGCTCCGTTGTCCCTGCCTGTGAAAAGTGACGAATCATTGATGGCCACGGGAGGGCAGCAGAAGTCTGCTTTCGCGCTGTGTAACGGACAGCAGGCGATATTGGGGCCGCATATCGGAGAGCTGGATCACGTAGCCGCTTGTGAACGGTATCTGGGCCAGTTAGAGGCTCTTGAACAACTTTATGATGTCTCACCTGCAGGCCTGGTCTGTGATCAACATCCGGATTATTTCACGACTCAGTGGGCGGAACGTGAAAACATTCCACTGGAACAGGTACAGCATCATCATGCACACATCGCATCAGGGATGCTGGAACAGGGCTGGCTGGAACGACGTGTCCTGGGAGTCGCATTCGACGGAACCGGCTGGGGCGAAGATCAGACCATCTGGGGAGGCGAATTCTTACTCGCGAGCGCTCGGGAATATGAACGCATCGGGCGATTGTTGCCGTTCGCATTACCGGGTGGCGAACAGGCGATTCGCGAACCGTGGCGAATTGCGGTGACGTTACTGGCAGACGCACTGGGAGATCAGGCAGCATACGAACTGGAAACCGAACATAGTCAGGTGGCAGCACTGCTCAAAATCGCGGAATCCCGACGTCTCTCCCCACTGACGAGTAGCGCGGGGCGGCTGTTTGATGGAGTGGCCTCATTGATCCTGGGCTGTAGACATTCCGGTTTTGAGGGCCAGGCAGCAATGTTGCTCGAAGCGGCCTGTGATGCAGCAGAAGCAGACGCGTATGACTTTCCGATGCAGGAGGGCGATCTGCGGGAACTCGACTGGAGACCGGCGGTCAGACAGATCTGGGAGGATCGGCTGCAGGGAGTTGAACCGGGGCGGATGGCGATGCGTTTTCATCGGGGGCTGGCACGCGGGATTGCCCGTTTTTGTGCTTCGTATGCGGAGTTTCCCGTTGTTCTGGGAGGGGGCGTGTTTCAGAATCGTTGCCTGGTCGAAACGGTCGCTGCTGAGTTCAGACAGAATGGACAGGAGCTTGGTCTACCGGGACGGGTTCCCCCCAACGATGGCGGCCTGGCGGCGGGTCAGCTGGCGATTGCGCTAGCCAGACGGGAAAGGAAGGACACAAACCAATGTGCTTAG
- the hypB gene encoding hydrogenase nickel incorporation protein HypB yields MNTRVLSVRRDIQAEQKADAAAERERLGRRGTLVINLLSSPGSGKTSLLEATARHWAGRRSMAVLVGDLETDRDAQRLAPLVPVAQLTTGGACHLELPLVQRGLQALGDPAVDFLFIENVGNLVCPASHDLAEHLRVVLISTTEGDDKPGKYPKMFRTSQAMVVTKQDLLPHVPFSIEAVTEDALKIQPELNVLTTCAIDNSGIQEWCEFLEQQYQEKIESVYEPAGNQ; encoded by the coding sequence ATGAACACCCGCGTGTTATCTGTCAGACGGGACATCCAGGCGGAACAGAAAGCGGACGCGGCTGCAGAACGGGAACGACTGGGTCGGCGGGGGACGCTGGTGATCAACCTGCTTTCCTCGCCAGGTTCGGGCAAAACCTCTCTGCTGGAAGCGACGGCCCGGCATTGGGCTGGTCGCCGCAGCATGGCCGTGCTGGTTGGTGATCTGGAAACAGACCGGGATGCACAACGACTGGCACCCTTAGTACCGGTAGCCCAGCTGACAACGGGGGGCGCCTGTCATCTGGAACTACCTCTTGTGCAGCGGGGATTGCAGGCGCTGGGAGATCCGGCAGTCGACTTTCTGTTTATCGAGAACGTGGGTAACCTGGTCTGTCCGGCGTCCCACGATCTGGCAGAGCACCTCCGCGTGGTCCTGATCAGCACGACGGAGGGGGACGATAAGCCGGGCAAGTATCCCAAGATGTTTCGCACCAGTCAGGCTATGGTTGTGACCAAGCAGGATCTGCTGCCACATGTCCCTTTCTCTATCGAAGCAGTGACCGAAGATGCGTTGAAAATTCAACCCGAGCTGAATGTCCTGACGACGTGTGCAATCGATAATAGTGGCATTCAGGAATGGTGTGAATTTCTGGAACAGCAGTATCAGGAAAAAATCGAGTCCGTCTATGAACCGGCAGGCAACCAGTAA
- a CDS encoding hydrogenase maturation nickel metallochaperone HypA/HybF encodes MHERSLVQTLLNQVQQIVADDGGGVVKEIQVQVGDLSGVEPLLFESAFTELAREWFPQECRLVLDIVPVKAECRLCGQCFEVQDNEFLCPACGTGPVEVIQGDQVKLMSITVDSENSVSGAKS; translated from the coding sequence ATGCATGAGCGGTCCCTGGTACAGACGCTGTTGAATCAGGTTCAGCAGATCGTTGCCGACGATGGCGGGGGCGTGGTGAAAGAGATTCAGGTGCAGGTCGGAGACCTGTCGGGAGTCGAACCTTTGTTATTTGAATCAGCTTTTACAGAACTGGCGAGAGAATGGTTCCCGCAGGAATGTCGCCTCGTGCTGGACATCGTGCCGGTCAAGGCGGAGTGTCGGCTGTGTGGTCAGTGTTTTGAAGTGCAGGATAATGAGTTTCTCTGTCCGGCTTGTGGAACCGGCCCCGTTGAGGTGATTCAGGGAGACCAGGTGAAACTGATGAGTATTACTGTCGATTCTGAAAATTCAGTGTCAGGAGCGAAGTCATGA
- a CDS encoding hydrogenase maturation protease, with amino-acid sequence MTDSRQIQVAGLGSPHGDDQAGWEIVRALEKRGLSQAMVHYSRTPDDLLNWLDPAYPLVICDACRGGSPVGSVHRWQWPTTELDQVNWSGTHQIALPGVLSLAEELGQLPELVIIWGVEISETIPGDAISSKVSAGVERAVESICREWDVIRSLEVDHA; translated from the coding sequence ATGACAGATTCCCGACAGATACAGGTCGCAGGGCTTGGCAGTCCGCATGGCGATGATCAGGCTGGGTGGGAAATTGTCCGCGCGCTGGAGAAAAGAGGCCTGTCTCAGGCGATGGTTCATTATTCACGAACGCCGGATGACCTGCTCAACTGGCTCGATCCTGCGTATCCTCTCGTCATCTGTGATGCCTGTCGCGGCGGTAGCCCGGTGGGGAGCGTGCATCGCTGGCAGTGGCCAACTACTGAACTGGATCAGGTGAACTGGTCGGGGACACATCAGATCGCACTGCCGGGGGTGTTATCGCTGGCGGAGGAACTGGGACAGCTTCCTGAGTTGGTTATCATCTGGGGTGTAGAAATTTCAGAGACAATTCCGGGAGACGCCATCTCGTCAAAGGTGTCTGCCGGCGTGGAACGCGCCGTCGAGTCGATCTGTCGGGAATGGGATGTCATACGTTCTCTGGAGGTCGATCATGCATGA
- the hypD gene encoding hydrogenase formation protein HypD — protein sequence MKYLDEYRDPAAAQRLLKEIQKAATRRWTLMEVCGGQTHSLLRHGIAAELEGIVELIHGPGCPVCVTSQADIDFACELAQREDTILASFGDMLRVPGSKRSLHDVRTAGGQVQVVYSPLDAVRLAQKNPQRQVVFFAVGFETTAPATALAVRQAERDGVQNFSLLVSHVRVQPAMESLVEAPDHRVQAFLAAGHVCTVMGYESYESFVERYELPVVVTGFEPLDLLEGILACVRQLEQGQARLENCYARAVQAAGNRAARDLVREIYQINDRTWRGFGVIPRGGLELRPEWSHFDARLRFEKTELPVLENDVCRSYDVMTGQLKPPDCPEFGKRCSPDSPLGAPMVSSEGACAAYYRYGIPVDQTT from the coding sequence ATGAAGTACCTGGATGAATATCGAGACCCGGCCGCAGCACAACGCCTGCTGAAAGAAATTCAGAAGGCAGCCACCCGCCGTTGGACGTTAATGGAAGTCTGCGGGGGCCAGACCCACAGCCTGCTCCGACACGGGATCGCTGCAGAACTGGAGGGTATCGTAGAACTGATTCATGGTCCCGGTTGTCCAGTCTGTGTCACCAGTCAGGCAGACATCGATTTCGCCTGCGAGTTGGCACAGCGGGAAGACACGATCCTCGCCAGCTTTGGTGATATGCTGCGTGTGCCGGGCAGCAAGCGGTCGCTGCACGATGTCCGCACCGCGGGCGGGCAGGTGCAGGTCGTGTATTCGCCTCTGGATGCGGTCAGACTGGCTCAGAAAAACCCGCAGCGGCAGGTCGTCTTCTTCGCAGTCGGCTTTGAAACGACGGCCCCGGCAACGGCACTGGCGGTCAGACAGGCGGAACGGGATGGAGTGCAGAATTTCAGTCTGCTGGTTTCGCATGTGCGTGTACAGCCGGCGATGGAGTCCCTGGTGGAAGCACCCGATCATCGGGTTCAGGCATTTCTGGCGGCAGGTCATGTCTGTACCGTGATGGGCTACGAATCGTATGAATCATTTGTGGAACGTTATGAGTTGCCCGTGGTCGTCACCGGCTTTGAGCCGCTCGATCTTTTGGAAGGGATACTGGCCTGTGTAAGACAACTCGAACAGGGACAGGCACGGTTGGAAAACTGTTATGCCCGCGCTGTGCAGGCCGCGGGGAACCGTGCCGCACGCGATCTGGTGCGAGAGATCTACCAGATCAACGATCGCACCTGGCGTGGATTCGGTGTGATTCCCCGCGGAGGCCTGGAACTACGACCTGAGTGGAGCCACTTTGATGCGCGACTGCGTTTTGAAAAAACTGAGCTGCCGGTGCTGGAGAATGATGTGTGTCGCAGTTATGACGTCATGACCGGTCAGCTGAAACCGCCGGACTGTCCCGAATTCGGTAAACGCTGCAGCCCCGATTCTCCTTTAGGAGCACCTATGGTCTCCTCGGAAGGCGCCTGTGCCGCCTATTATCGTTATGGAATACCTGTGGACCAAACAACTTGA
- a CDS encoding NADH-quinone oxidoreductase subunit B family protein has protein sequence MCKPRLAVFKFASCDGCQLSLLDAEDHLLAVADAVEIVYFPEATSHMEEGPYDIALVEGSITTPHDAERIQQIRKDARFLMTIGACATAGGIQALRNWADKDEFMQAVYATPEYIQVLETSTPIAEHVQVDFELRGCPINQYQLIEVIRSLLAGQTPRTPRHSVCLDCKRRGTVCVTVAQGTACLGPVTQSGCHALCPSYNRGCYGCFGPALQANLVSLSAQMEREGASKAEIAHKLKNFNAYAPAFRTESTRLVQLEGDQRR, from the coding sequence ATGTGTAAGCCACGCCTGGCAGTATTCAAGTTCGCCTCCTGCGATGGTTGTCAGTTGTCGCTGCTGGATGCCGAAGATCACTTGCTCGCGGTCGCGGATGCAGTGGAGATCGTCTATTTCCCCGAAGCAACCAGCCATATGGAAGAGGGCCCGTATGACATCGCCCTGGTGGAAGGCTCCATCACCACGCCTCACGATGCCGAACGGATTCAGCAGATACGAAAAGATGCCCGCTTCCTGATGACGATCGGTGCCTGTGCGACCGCGGGGGGCATACAGGCTCTGCGGAACTGGGCCGACAAAGATGAATTCATGCAGGCCGTGTATGCGACCCCGGAATACATCCAGGTCCTCGAGACGTCGACACCGATTGCCGAGCATGTGCAGGTCGATTTTGAACTTCGGGGCTGCCCGATTAACCAGTATCAACTCATCGAAGTCATTCGCTCACTGCTTGCAGGTCAGACGCCCCGTACTCCCCGGCACAGTGTCTGTCTCGACTGTAAACGTCGAGGCACGGTCTGTGTCACAGTTGCGCAGGGAACGGCCTGTCTGGGGCCGGTTACCCAGTCGGGGTGTCATGCACTCTGTCCCAGTTACAACCGGGGCTGTTATGGCTGTTTCGGACCCGCGCTGCAGGCCAATCTAGTGAGCCTCTCCGCGCAGATGGAGCGGGAAGGTGCCTCGAAAGCGGAAATTGCCCATAAGCTGAAAAACTTCAACGCATACGCACCCGCGTTTCGAACAGAGAGTACGCGTCTAGTGCAACTGGAGGGGGATCAGCGCAGATGA